Proteins encoded together in one Telopea speciosissima isolate NSW1024214 ecotype Mountain lineage chromosome 6, Tspe_v1, whole genome shotgun sequence window:
- the LOC122665718 gene encoding probable leucine-rich repeat receptor-like protein kinase At1g35710, with amino-acid sequence MGSASGGPYFAYAVHSSRGGVCTGLANLINEKKLSHLHGPQGVCTLGNCLFADDIFIFTNASIHYVRNLKRHAIVEELQIPVCKFPTRYLGAKISKDHVRKNMLLPVRDRVKHKLAGWKGKLLSMAGRVELLGSVLYGEILPPFKGSLSGGKALNCVRNLGLAVSNATARDILEVFWCRPDRQWIKLNIDGSSIGNPDWLFTARERGFMDLWIESDSASLVLSIQNSNIPWFALQRWQVLKPFIESCNWKITHCYREANPIADYLAKHAAITGESSTGLPFPSHIEEQLARDAMAFLWSLLFFSSSSTAYATTTGVVSLQLSSSEAEALLKWKATLQSYSVAALDSWKLTTTSSPSPNTTSTNTTLSSCKWFGITCNKVGSVVEINLPETELQGTLDYFTFSSFPNLLRLNLSFNQLTGPIPEHVGSLSKLTHLDLSNNNISSVMPPTLGNLSSLQFLVLYDNDINGKIPLDIGNMNSLVELSLGWNKLTGMIPPVLANLSNIHFLHLHTNELSGPIPSELGNLDSLVTLELESNKFIGSIPYSLANLSRLENLYLYDNQLSGLLPSKIGDMENLVDLVLSQNNLSGPIPHSLTNLSRLEKLYLYGNQFSGQLPSEIGDMRNLVDLEISRNKLSGQIPLSLANLSKLEILYLHNNQLTGPLPSEIGDMENLVDLEISQNKFNGQIPHSLANLSKLEILYLYENQLSGPLPSEIGDMKNLVDLEISKNKLSGQIPHSLANLSKLEILYSHDNQLSGPLPSKIGDIENLVELALHVNNLSGPIPHSLANLSRLEWLTLFDNQLSGPIPQELGVQASIITIDMSDNLLSGRLPQQICQGRSLQNLTVENNSLMGPIPDLRNCTSLRRVRLENNRFVGNITNSFGVHPHLYYIDMSHNKLYGELSPNWGECKNLSALKISGNNISGKIPSKVGQLTRLGQLDLSFNKLVGEIPKELGSLSSLFKLYLNDNQFSGLVPVEIGKLINLEHLDLSSNMLTGSIPTQLGQCSKLLSLNLSCNSLNGSIPSQIADLVFLQTQLDLSHNSISGLIPSQLAKLVMLEILNLSHNIITGSIPLSLEDMISLVSLDLSYNQLEGVVPNNRVFRRAASPQAFRNNKGLCGELQGLLPCNRSHTSKGYSKNGHKVLISIIASLIGIVFLAFAIITVLFLLQKKMKKRNVEATRRNHGNIFSIWNFDGKIAYEDIIQATEDFDAKYCIGAGTYGSVYKAILPTGHVVALKKFHPLEGEVIVDESFGNEMRVLTDIRHRNIVKLYGFCSHSRCMFLVYEYMEKGSLAHILCNQAEAVGLDWLKRVNVIKSVANALSYLHHDCIPPIIHRDISSKNILLDLELEARVSDFGVARLLKPDSSNWTSLKGTYGYIAPELAYTMALTDKCDVYSFGVLTLEIIMGRHPGELISSLTSPVGQKMLLRDMLDPRLTFPSDQKVAKDVVSVVRIAIACLRSHPQSRPTMHQVSKELLGHRPSFVEHFYTITVGDLNDIEVQYL; translated from the exons ATGGGGTCTGCGTCAGGGGGACCCTATTTCGCCTATGCTGTTCATTCTAGCAGAGGAGGTGTGTGTACGGGATTGGCAAATTTGATCAACGAGAAGAAACTTTCTCATCTTCATGGGCCGCAGGGTGTTTGCACCCTTGGGAATTGCTTGTTCGCTGACGATATTTTTATATTCACTAATGCTTCTATTCATTATGTCAGGAACCTCAA GCGCCATGCGATTGTAGAGGAGCTGCAGATTCCGGTTTGTAAATTCCCCACTAGGTACCTTGGTGCAAAGATCTCTAAGGACCATGTGAGAAAGAACATGTTGTTACCTGTAAGGGATAGAGTCAAACACAAATTGGCAGGTTGGAAAGGAAAACTGCTTTCAATGGCTGGTCGGGTGGAGCTG CTTGGTTCGGTTTTGTATGGGGAAATCCTTCCACCATTCAAGGGTTCTTTGAGTGGTGGAAAG GCCTTGAACTGTGTTAGGAACCTAGGATTGGCAGTTTCTAATGCCACTGCTCGCGATATTCTGGAGGTGTTTTGGTGCAGGCCTGATCGGCAGTGGATCAAGCTTAATATTGATGGCAGCTCTATTGGGAATCCAG ACTGGCTGTTTACTGCTAGGGAGAGAGGCTTCATGGATTTGTGGATAGAATCTGACTCGGCATCTTTGGTTTTGTCCATTCAAAACTCCAATATTCCGTGGTTTGCGCTCCAAAGATGGCAAGTGCTAAAACCTTTTATTGAGTCTTGCAATTGGAAAATAACACATTGTTATAGGGAAGCGAATCCTATTGCAGACTACTTGGCTAAGCATGCGGCGATTACGGGAGAATCTTCGACAGGCCTTCCCTTTCCTAGTCATATTGAAGAACAGTTGGCTCGTGATGCTATGG CATTTCTTTGGtcgcttctcttcttctcttcttcatctactGCTTATGCAACTACAACTGGGGTCGTCTCTCTTCAGTTGTCATCAAGTGAAGCAGAGGCTCTCCTCAAATGGAAAGCCACTCTCCAAAGCTACTCTGTTGCTGCTCTCGATTCTTGGAAGCTTACTACtacatcatcaccatctcccaACACTACCAGTACTAATACCACTTTATCATCATGCAAGTGGTTTGGTATAACTTGCAACAAAGTTGGAAGCGTGGTTGAGATTAACCTTCCCGAGACAGAGCTACAAGGTACGCTTGACTACTTcactttctcttcctttcctaaTCTTCTCCGTCTCAATCTCAGCTTCAATCAACTCACAGGTCCCATACCTGAGCATGTTGGTAGTCTCTCCAAACTCACCCACCTCGATCTCTCCAATAATAACATTTCCAGCGTTATGCCTCCCACCTTGGGTAATTTAAGCAGCCTGCAATTCTTAGTCCTCTATGACAATGATATCAATGGCAAGATACCATTAGATATAGGAAATATGAATAGTCTGGTTGAATTGTCACTAGGATGGAATAAATTGACTGGTATGATTCCCCCTGTCCTGGCTAATTTAAGCAACATTCACTTTCTACACCTGCATACCAATGAACTCAGTGGTCCAATACCTTCAGAACTAGGAAATCTAGATAGTCTGGTTACCTTGGAACTAGAATCAAACAAATTCATTGGTTCCATCCCTTATTCTCTGGCTAATTTAAGTAGACTAGAGAATCTCTATTTGTATGACAATCAATTATCTGGCCTGTTGCCTTCAAAAATTGGAGATATGGAAAATCTTGTTGACTTGGTGCTAAGTCAAAACAATCTCAGCGGTCCAATCCCTCATTCTCTGACTAATTTAAGTAGACTAGAGAAGCTCTATTTGTATGGGAATCAATTTTCTGGTCAGTTGCCTTCAGAAATTGGAGACATGAGAAATCTGGTTGACTTGGAGATTTCTCGTAACAAACTTAGTGGTCAAATCCCTCTTTCTCTAGCTAACTTAAGTAAACTAGAGATTCTCTATTTGCATAACAATCAATTAACTGGTCCGCTGCCTTCAGAAATTGGAGATATGGAAAATCTTGTTGATTTGGAGATTTCTCAAAACAAATTCAACGGTCAAATCCCTCATTCTCTAGCTAACTTAAGTAAACTAGAGATTCTCTATTTGTATGAGAATCAATTATCTGGTCCGCTGCCTTCAGAAATTGGAGACATGAAAAATCTGGTTGACTTGGAGATTTCTAAAAACAAACTCAGTGGTCAAATCCCTCATTCTCTAGCTAACTTAAGTAAACTAGAGATTCTCTATTCGCATGACAATCAATTATCTGGTCCGCTGCCTTCAAAAATTGGAGATATAGAAAATCTTGTTGAATTGGCACTACATGTAAACAATCTCAGTGGCCCAATCCCTCATTCTTTGGCTAATTTAAGTAGACTAGAGTGGCTCACATTGTTTGACAATCAGTTATCTGGTCCCATACCACAAGAGTTAGGTGTCCAAGCATCCATTATAACAATTGATATGTCAGACAACCTCTTATCTGGAAGGTTACCACAACAAATATGCCAAGGCCGATCACTTCAAAACTTAACAGTTGAGAACAATAGCCTCATGGGTCCTATTCCGGATTTGAGAAATTGCACAAGTCTGAGGAGAGTTCGACTTGAAAACAACCGATTTGTAGGAAATATAACCAACAGTTTTGGTGTACATCCACATCTTTATTACATTGATATGAGTCACAACAAACTATATGGAGAGCTATCACCAAATTGGGGAGAATGTAAGAATTTGTCAGCGCTAAAGATATCTGGAAACAATATTAGTGGGAAGATACCATCTAAGGTTGGTCAGTTAACTCGACTTGGACAACTTGACCTTTCTTTCAACAAACTTGTTGGAGAAATACCAAAGGAACTCGGTAGCTTATCCAGTTTGTTCAAATTATATTTAAATGACAACCAGTTTTCAGGGCTTGTACCAGTGGAAATCGGCAAATTAATCAATTTGGAGCATCTAGACCTATCATCAAACATGCTAACTGGATCAATCCCCACCCAACTTGGTCAATGCTCCAAACTGTTGTCATTAAATTTGAGTTGTAATTCATTGAATGGAAGTATTCCATCTCAAATTGCTGATCTAGTATTCCTACAAACTCAATTGGACCTTAGTCATAACTCAATCAGTGGACTGATACCATCACAGCTTGCAAAGTTGGTGATGTTGGAAATTTTGAATCTATCCCACAATATAATCACAGGCTCCATCCCCCTTTCTCTCGAAGATATGATTAGCTTAGTATCTCTTGATTTGTCCTATAATCAGTTGGAGGGTGTTGTTCCTAACAATAGGGTTTTCAGACGTGCTGCTTCACCACAAGCATTTAGAAACAACAAAGGGTTATGTGGTGAACTTCAAGGTCTACTTCCCTGCAATCGATCTCATACAAGTAAGGGATATAGTAAAAATGGACACAAAGTCCTCATATCCATCATTGCTTCTTTGATAGGAATTGTGTTCCTTGCATTTGCAATTATTACTGTCCTTTTcctcttgcaaaaaaaaatgaaaaaacgaAATGTAGAAGCAACAAGAAGAAACCATGGCAATATATTTTCAATATGGAATTTCGATGGCAAGATTGCTTATGAGGACATAATTCAAGCAACGGAGGATTTTGATGCCAAATATTGCATTGGAGCTGGAACTTATGGGAGTGTTTACAAAGCAATCCTACCTACAGGTCATGTAGTAGCCTTGAAGAAGTTCCATCCATTGGAAGGTGAGGTGATAGTTGATGAAAGCTTTGGGAATGAGATGCGTGTATTAACAGATATCAGGCATCGAAACATTGTCAAACTTTATGGGTTCTGCTCCCATTCAAGATGCATGTTTCTTGTTTATGAGTACATGGAAAAAGGAAGCTTAGCACATATCTTGTGCAATCAAGCTGAGGCTGTGGGGTTGGATTGGCTGAAAAGAGTAAATGTCATCAAAAGTGTGGCAAATGCTTTGTCTTACTTGCATCATGATTGTATTCCACCAATAATTCATCGGGATATTTCAAGCAAAAATATATTGCTTGACTTGGAACTTGAGGCTCGTGTCTCTGATTTTGGTGTTGCAAGACTATTAAAGCCAGACTCATCTAATTGGACATCACTCAAAGGAACTTATGGATATATTGCTCCAG AGCTTGCCTATACCATGGCTTTAACTGATAAGTGTGATGTATATAGTTTCGGAGTATTGACATTGGAAATAATTATGGGAAGACATCCAGGGGAGCTCATCTCATCTTTAACGTCACCAGTTGGCCAAAAGATGCTATTAAGGGACATGTTAGACCCACGTCTCACCTTTCCTTCAGATCAAAAGGTTGCAAAGGATGTGGTTTCTGTTGTGAGAATAGCAATTGCATGTTTACGCAGTCACCCACAATCCCGCCCAACTATGCATCAAGTATCAAAAGAGCTACTTGGTCACCGACCATCATTTGTGGAGCATTTTTATACAATTACTGTAGGTGACCTAAATGATATTGAAGTACAATACTTGTGA